The proteins below are encoded in one region of Asticcacaulis excentricus CB 48:
- a CDS encoding DNA-binding domain-containing protein yields the protein MSAFHQAFADALAGDTDALSAWVEMSDQPSVAVYRNTIASALVEALETAFPAVVAALGSYNFRQVAAAFARDHYPAHAMLYDYGDGFADWLAGLDALSEMDWLPDLARLDHLRLSVLNAADTAATPPEAFADLSPEVLTHARARLIPSVRLIRFDTTLLSVWEALLTGEAEGLERRPEPETLLVRRVGEGIEFRRLAPDVAAFLTVCTEGGTLGEGAEAAMGCDPTTDLTALFSHVLGLTCLRLSTERDPL from the coding sequence ATGAGCGCCTTTCATCAGGCTTTTGCCGATGCGTTGGCGGGCGACACGGACGCCCTTTCGGCCTGGGTGGAAATGTCTGACCAGCCGAGCGTCGCCGTCTATCGCAACACCATCGCGTCAGCTCTGGTTGAGGCGCTTGAGACCGCCTTTCCGGCTGTGGTGGCAGCACTTGGGTCATACAATTTCCGTCAAGTGGCCGCGGCTTTTGCACGCGACCATTACCCGGCGCATGCGATGCTGTACGATTACGGTGACGGGTTTGCCGACTGGCTAGCGGGGTTGGACGCCCTTTCCGAGATGGACTGGCTGCCCGATCTAGCGCGGCTCGATCATCTGCGGCTCAGCGTGCTGAACGCCGCCGATACGGCGGCCACACCTCCCGAGGCGTTTGCCGACCTGTCGCCCGAAGTCCTCACCCACGCCCGCGCGCGCCTCATTCCGTCCGTGCGGCTGATCCGCTTCGACACCACGCTTCTGAGCGTCTGGGAGGCGCTTCTGACTGGCGAAGCCGAGGGGCTGGAGCGACGGCCTGAGCCAGAAACTCTACTGGTGCGCCGGGTCGGCGAAGGCATCGAATTTCGCCGCCTTGCCCCTGATGTCGCCGCCTTTCTCACTGTCTGTACTGAAGGCGGCACGCTTGGGGAGGGCGCAGAGGCCGCTATGGGGTGCGACCCCACAACCGATCTTACGGCCCTGTTCAGTCATGTGCTGGGCCTCACTTGTCTTCGCCTCTCAACCGAAAGGGATCCCCTATGA
- a CDS encoding DoxX family protein has translation MTRNFTDWINAPAQLMAKLPEDVIALITRFGVAAIFFSSARTKVDGLFHISDGTYVLFEQEYALPLVPPQAAAVAATVSEHLFSVLLVLGLFTRYSALAFLGMTAVIEIFVYPDAWPTHLSWAGLLIYLIGRGGGAFSLDRRLGLI, from the coding sequence ATGACCCGCAACTTCACCGACTGGATCAATGCACCCGCCCAACTTATGGCGAAGCTGCCGGAAGACGTTATCGCGCTGATCACTCGTTTCGGCGTGGCGGCCATCTTCTTCAGTTCGGCGCGCACCAAGGTCGATGGCCTTTTTCACATCAGTGACGGCACCTATGTGTTGTTTGAGCAGGAATACGCCCTGCCGCTGGTCCCGCCACAGGCCGCCGCCGTGGCCGCCACCGTCTCCGAACACCTCTTTTCGGTGCTACTGGTGCTGGGCCTGTTCACCCGTTACTCAGCGTTGGCCTTTCTGGGCATGACGGCGGTTATTGAAATCTTCGTCTATCCCGACGCCTGGCCTACACATCTGAGCTGGGCAGGCCTTCTGATCTATCTGATCGGGCGCGGCGGCGGGGCCTTCAGCCTCGACCGGCGGCTGGGACTGATTTAA
- a CDS encoding TonB-dependent receptor — translation MKLSTQLMLMASAMSLSLGLAANAVQAEEATSKDASAKDNVNVTEVVIYANRSTATSAQMKSANTISVMSAEDLEHTAVHNVAEALALLPGVTVTNTGNSFFGGVDGASRGEGMFVGVRGMNTEFTLALINGVNVAQGMPYSRQVQLSLLPPSGLKTIVVNKNSTAEMDGDAIGGTVDFRTPSAFGFKDGFMSVALSGRVESRARDYGEDGLGGGVSAEYARRFGANKQFGFYGSAFYDKRNYANSMIAGIMTAQQDGNWGYLHAVKDASGNFQNPTAYDKEANLAQTGLNTGVSTGFTERYGGNFSADWRVDDTLDLYLRGSYAFAETHQNSTLAQFVNTKVYVENAATPGLFDLTGVTNSSVRAWYETNPEQADLGTLSLGAVKRVGNWTLSPSVFYSEGDNDRPNHIEASMRNNQSDNYNKGPLAGQTVPYAGLFIAYNSDGYPIPMLNATQQTQINNASTTLLARRAGQLTQQFSGQEKAGLKFDAQYDFDAGNLAYIKTGLKYVASHRRVINRDWTNDHLANVMQKAGVKWADVGLATDYFDSIYPGLYTIRAPKVNQDRLFEIFYTYFPMAAALADPEYMNGNTLKGDENVSAAYVTGKYDFGSLEVIPGLRFEHTDIKNTYWNSAKKTFESNSTDYNEWLPSLFVNYRPETGGVYRASLTRAYMRPAMVQLGNKTTAREGDNRSLTIVQGNPDLEPLKSWNLDLSGEWSNAEGGYAMIGAYYKKLSDYMYDNGSTQVNTGETPTNLLTYNGKTYDRVSLSHPTNGGEGTVKGLEIQLYQKFAMLPGWLSGFGAGANFTRQWTEVDIGKGEKHPIQNAPEYLANVKVNYAWKGLTVDLTHNYTGEAVIAYNDVAGLELWTRPVKRTDLHAGYDFGKGVKLDLSVSNLFKDYSYWAHVGKNSLAINDIVDSGSTTLLTLKYTY, via the coding sequence ATGAAACTTTCCACCCAACTTATGCTGATGGCTTCTGCCATGAGCCTGAGCCTCGGACTGGCGGCGAACGCCGTGCAGGCCGAAGAGGCCACGTCCAAAGACGCCTCCGCCAAGGACAATGTCAATGTGACCGAAGTCGTCATCTACGCCAACCGTTCGACGGCCACCTCGGCCCAGATGAAGAGTGCCAACACTATCAGTGTGATGTCGGCGGAAGACCTTGAGCACACCGCTGTGCACAACGTCGCCGAAGCCCTGGCCCTGCTGCCGGGCGTCACCGTGACTAATACCGGTAACTCGTTCTTCGGCGGCGTTGACGGGGCCTCGCGCGGTGAAGGCATGTTCGTCGGCGTGCGCGGCATGAACACCGAGTTTACCCTCGCCCTGATCAATGGCGTCAATGTCGCACAGGGCATGCCCTATTCGCGTCAGGTTCAACTCAGCCTTCTGCCGCCGTCGGGCCTGAAGACCATCGTGGTCAACAAGAACTCGACCGCCGAAATGGACGGCGACGCCATCGGCGGTACGGTTGATTTCCGCACACCCTCGGCCTTTGGTTTCAAGGACGGCTTTATGTCTGTGGCCTTATCGGGCCGCGTCGAGAGCCGCGCGCGGGACTATGGTGAAGACGGTCTGGGTGGCGGCGTCAGCGCCGAATACGCTCGCCGCTTTGGGGCCAACAAGCAGTTCGGCTTCTACGGAAGCGCCTTCTATGACAAGCGCAACTACGCCAACTCGATGATCGCCGGCATCATGACGGCGCAGCAGGACGGTAACTGGGGCTATCTGCACGCGGTTAAGGACGCCAGCGGTAACTTCCAGAACCCGACGGCTTACGACAAGGAAGCCAACCTCGCCCAGACGGGCCTGAACACCGGCGTTTCGACCGGTTTCACCGAGCGTTACGGAGGCAACTTCTCGGCCGACTGGCGCGTGGACGACACGCTGGACCTTTATCTGCGCGGCTCCTATGCCTTTGCCGAAACGCACCAGAACTCGACCCTCGCGCAGTTCGTCAACACCAAGGTATATGTCGAAAACGCCGCCACACCGGGTCTGTTTGACCTGACCGGTGTCACCAATTCGTCAGTGCGCGCCTGGTACGAAACCAACCCGGAACAGGCCGATCTCGGCACCCTGAGCCTGGGTGCGGTCAAGCGCGTCGGAAACTGGACTCTGTCGCCCTCGGTTTTCTATTCGGAAGGCGATAATGACCGTCCGAACCACATCGAAGCCTCAATGCGCAACAATCAGTCGGATAACTACAACAAGGGGCCTCTGGCCGGTCAGACCGTGCCCTATGCCGGCCTGTTCATCGCCTATAACAGCGACGGCTATCCTATCCCGATGCTCAATGCCACGCAGCAGACCCAGATCAATAACGCCTCGACCACGCTTCTGGCGCGTCGCGCCGGTCAGTTGACGCAGCAGTTTTCGGGTCAGGAAAAGGCGGGTCTGAAGTTTGATGCGCAGTACGATTTTGACGCTGGCAACCTTGCCTATATCAAGACCGGCCTGAAATACGTTGCCAGCCACCGCCGCGTGATCAACCGCGACTGGACCAACGACCATCTGGCCAATGTGATGCAAAAGGCCGGGGTGAAGTGGGCCGATGTTGGTCTGGCCACCGACTATTTCGACTCCATCTATCCAGGCCTCTACACGATCCGTGCCCCGAAGGTAAATCAGGACCGACTGTTTGAAATCTTCTACACCTACTTCCCGATGGCGGCGGCTCTGGCCGATCCGGAATATATGAACGGCAACACACTGAAGGGCGATGAAAACGTCTCCGCCGCCTACGTCACCGGCAAGTACGATTTCGGTTCGCTCGAGGTCATTCCGGGCCTGCGTTTTGAGCATACGGACATCAAGAACACCTACTGGAACAGCGCCAAAAAGACTTTTGAGTCCAATTCGACCGATTACAACGAATGGCTGCCCAGCCTGTTCGTCAACTATCGCCCGGAAACCGGCGGTGTTTACCGCGCCTCCTTGACGCGCGCCTATATGCGCCCGGCCATGGTTCAGCTTGGTAACAAGACGACCGCGCGTGAAGGCGACAACCGGAGCCTGACGATCGTGCAGGGCAATCCGGATCTCGAGCCGCTGAAGTCGTGGAACTTAGATCTGTCGGGGGAATGGTCGAACGCCGAAGGCGGTTACGCCATGATCGGTGCCTACTACAAGAAGCTGTCGGACTATATGTACGATAACGGCTCAACGCAGGTGAATACCGGTGAAACTCCGACCAACCTTTTGACCTATAATGGCAAGACCTATGACCGCGTCAGCCTTTCCCACCCCACCAATGGCGGCGAAGGCACGGTGAAGGGGCTTGAAATCCAGCTCTATCAGAAGTTCGCCATGCTGCCGGGCTGGCTGTCGGGCTTTGGGGCCGGTGCCAACTTCACCCGCCAGTGGACAGAGGTCGATATCGGCAAGGGCGAAAAGCACCCGATCCAGAATGCCCCGGAATATCTGGCCAATGTGAAGGTCAACTACGCCTGGAAGGGCCTGACCGTGGACCTGACCCACAACTATACCGGCGAAGCGGTCATTGCCTATAACGATGTCGCAGGTCTCGAACTGTGGACCCGTCCGGTCAAGCGCACCGACTTGCACGCCGGTTATGATTTCGGCAAGGGCGTCAAGCTCGACCTGTCGGTGTCCAATCTGTTCAAGGACTATTCCTACTGGGCGCACGTCGGCAAGAACAGCCTGGCGATCAACGACATCGTGGACTCCGGTTCGACGACCCTCCTGACATTGAAATATACGTACTAA